In Juglans microcarpa x Juglans regia isolate MS1-56 chromosome 7D, Jm3101_v1.0, whole genome shotgun sequence, the following are encoded in one genomic region:
- the LOC121238415 gene encoding E3 ubiquitin-protein ligase PUB23-like translates to MFLQLIETSDFKRYWLIQIWPDMDEIDVPSHFLCPISMEMMRDPVTVSTGITYDRENIERWLFSCKNNSCPATKQVLSNTELTPNHTLRRLIQAWCTLNASHGIERIPTPKPPIEKVQILKLIDEAKKLPNSQVLIYLRRLRSIAFENERSKRCLEEAGGVEFLASIVENGNNDITVTEAAVEILSSLKTSETHLKNLLNNDGEFLESLTQVLRRGNFQSRAHITLLLKSIFEVADPIHLISLKLEFFEELGHVLDDQISQQASKAALKILMELCPWGRNRIKAVEGGAVPVLIELLIGSSDHRRFCELLLIVLDQLCGCAEGRAELLKHGAGMAIVSKKILRVSHAASDRAVRILSSLCRFSATTRVLHEMLQLGVVSKLCLVLQVDSSLKTKERAREILKLHSRVWKKSSCIPANLLSSYPSS, encoded by the exons ATGTTCTTACAATTAATCGAGACGTCCGACTTCAAGCGTTATTGGTTG ATTCAGATCTGGCCTGACATGGATGAAATTGACGttccctctcattttctctGCCCGATTTCTATGGAAATGATGAGAGATCCCGTCACGGTCTCTACTGGGATAACCTACGATcgagaaaatattgaaagatGGTTGTTTTCATGCAAGAACAACAGTTGTCCGGCAACGAAGCAAGTTTTGAGCAATACAGAGCTTACTCCAAACCATACTCTACGCAGGTTGATCCAAGCATGGTGCACCCTCAACGCCTCGCATGGAATTGAACGCATTCCTACCCCAAAGCCACCCATTGAAAAAGTCCAAATTCTCAAACTTATCGACGAGGCAAAGAAGCTGCCCAATTCGCAAGTACTCATCTATCTCAGAAGACTCAGATCTATTGCATTTGAAAACGAAAGGAGCAAGAGATGCTTAGAGGAGGCTGGTGGAGTTGAATTCTTAGCCTCAATCGTAGAGAATGGCAACAATGACATAACTGTAACTGAAGCAGCTGTTGAAATTCTTTCCAGTCTTAAAACCTCAGAAACACATCTGAAAAATCTGCTAAACAACGATGGTGAATTCCTGGAGTCCTTAACGCAAGTTTTGAGGCGTGGAAACTTCCAATCTAGAGCTCACATAACTCTGCTACTGAAGTCCATTTTCGAAGTCGCCGATCCTATCCATTTAATCAGCCTCAAGCTCGAATTCTTTGAGGAGTTAGGACATGTTTTAGATGACCAGATATCACAGCAAGCCTCCAAGGCGGCGTTGAAGATTTTGATGGAGCTTTGTCCCTGGGGAAGAAACCGAATCAAAGCAGTGGAAGGCGGTGCAGTTCCAGTCTTGATAGAGCTCCTTATTGGGTCATCAGATCATAGGAGATTTTGCGAGCTCTTGCTTATTGTTTTGGATCAGCTTTGTGGTTGTGCAGAAGGGCGGGCGGAGTTGTTGAAGCATGGGGCAGGAATGGCGATTGTGTCCAAGAAAATACTTCGAGTTTCCCATGCGGCAAGTGATAGGGCAGTGAGGATTCTGTCCTCACTTTGTAGGTTCTCGGCGACCACTAGGGTTCTTCATGAAATGTTGCAATTGGGTGTTGTGTCCAAGTTGTGCTTGGTGCTTCAGGTTGATAGTAGTTTAAAGACAAAAGAAAGAGCTAGAGAGATCCTCAAGTTGCACTCTAGGGTTTGGAAGAAATCTTCTTGTATTCCGGCTAATTTGCTTTCATCTTATCCATCTTCTTGA